A region of Cheilinus undulatus linkage group 10, ASM1832078v1, whole genome shotgun sequence DNA encodes the following proteins:
- the LOC121516105 gene encoding protocadherin alpha-3-like, with amino-acid sequence MARRDSKRRVLDTWISFCLSLVIVTYIEGTSAQIRYSIQEESKLGSPVGNVAKDIGLELGRLADRNLRVVSGTKQDLFKVNPRDGVLFVNQRLDREELCAKTAPCITNLKAVVENPLEMHQVIIEILDINDNSPKFPEENYTLEVLESAIVGSRFQMEGAHDLDVGLNSLQSYKLNHNQYFRLEMEEFGEEGKVPFLILQRPLDREHEDQHWLLLTAIDGGKPFKTGTVNITVIVSDVNDNSPVCGKQKYTVTVKENAPTGTFLLTVNASDSDEGLNGEIEYSLRSKLRGLSAEPFDLDSRTGRLTVKGSLDYEEKQVYEIKVLAADKGAVSLSTHCNVVVRVEDVNDNQPEIDITSLSSRIPEDAPPGTVVALMGVTDLDSGVNGQVVCSVPAHLPFDLKPSPDGQSFSLVTKDYLDKEATPMYDIEITAKDLGSPSLSSTKVIQVDVIDVNDNSPVFTQSPYTFYVLENNKAGLPLFSVSASDADGGQNAAVTYSIERRSPGPSVTSFLNINEGNGTISALKSFDFETVKTFTFTVVATDSGTPSLSNNVTVNVFILDQNDNAPVILYPLSSNGSAEGVEEIPRNVNAGHLVTKVRAYDADIGYNGWLLFSLQQVTEHSLFALDRYTGQIRTLRSFTETDEAEHKLIILVKDNGNVSLSATATVIVKVVEPKEAFAASDVKSATNDDEDNNVTFYLMITLASVSALFIISIIVLIAMQCSKSTDYTSKYLQETNYDGTLCHSIQYRSGDKRYMLVGPRMSIGSTIVPGSHANTLVLPDRRRGSTEVSIYQILLTFYLSDIQCACFYRDRCEI; translated from the coding sequence ATGGCGAGAAGGGATTCAAAACGACGAGTGCTGGATACGTGGATTTCTTTTTGTCTGTCCTTGGTGATTGTGACTTATATAGAAGGAACATCTGCTCAGATTCGGTATTCGATTCAAGAGGAATCAAAACTGGGAAGCCCTGTTGGAAATGTAGCTAAAGACATTGGATTAGAGCTCGGCAGACTGGCGGACAGGAATCTTCGTGTTGTGTCGGGAACAAAGCAGGACCTGTTCAAGGTAAACCCGAGAGATGGAGTTCTGTTCGTGAACCAGAGACTGGACAGAGAGGAGCTGTGTGCAAAAACTGCTCCGTGCATCACAAATCTGAAAGCAGTTGTAGAGAATCCTCTCGAAATGCACCAAGTAATAATAGAGATACTGGATATAAATGACAATTCGCCGAAATTTCCTGAAGAAAATTACACATTAGAAGTGCTGGAGTCCGCCATAGTTGGATCTCGATTTCAAATGGAAGGAGCACACGACCTGGATGTTGGCTTAAATTCATTACAGTCATATAAGCTAAACCATAACCAGTATTTCCGCCTGGAGATGGAGGAATTTGGGGAGGAAGGCAAGGTTCCATTTCTAATTTTACAGAGACCTTTGGATAGAGAGCATGAAGATCAACATTGGTTGCTACTAACAGCAATTGACGGAGGTAAACCATTTAAAACTGGTACCGTAAATATCACAGTTATTGTATCTGATGTAAATGACAACTCACCAGTGTGTGGCAAACAGAAATACACAGTTACAGTGAAGGAAAACGCGCCTAcaggaacatttctgctgacaGTAAATGCATCCGACTCTGATGAGGGCCTGAATGGTGAGATAGAGTATTCATTACGGAGTAAACTCAGAGGACTTTCAGCTGAGCCCTTTGATTTGGATAGCAGAACTGGCAGACTAACGGTGAAAGGAAGTCTTGATTATGAGGAAAAGCAGGTCTATGAGATTAAGGTGCTGGCTGCTGATAAAGGTGCCGTGTCTCTCTCCACACACTGTAACGTGGTTGTCAGAGTGGAGGACGTGAACGATAACCAGCCTGAAATAGACATCACATCTCTCTCAAGTCGCATCCCAGAGGATGCTCCTCCTGGCACCGTGGTGGCGTTGATGGGTGTTACGGACCTTGACTCAGGTGTGAACGGACAGGTGGTCTGCAGTGTGCCTGCCCATTTACCCTTTGACTTAAAGCCATCTCCGGACGGACAGTCATTCTCTTTGGTCACGAAGGACTACCTAGATAAGGAAGCAACACCTATGTATGATATTGAAATAACAGCTAAGGACCTCGGAAGCCCCTCCCTGTCGTCAACGAAGGTGATACAGGTAGATGTCATAGATGTTAATGACAACAGTCCTGTGTTCACTCAAAGCCCGTACACTTTTTATGTGCTTGAAAACAACAAAGCTGGTTTGCCCTTGTTTTCAGTTAGCGCATCTGATGCTGATGGAGGGCAAAATGCGGCAGTCACATATTCAATTGAAAGAAGGAGTCCTGGGCCTTCTGTAAcctcatttttaaatataaatgaagGCAACGGCACAATTTCAGCGCTGAAAAGTTTCGACTTTGAAACAGTGAAAACGTTCACGTTCACTGTTGTGGCCACAGATTCTGGAACTCCGTCACTCAGCAACAACGTCACAGTCAACGTCTTCATTCTGGATCAGAACGACAACGCTCCAGTCATCCTCTATCCACTCAGCTCCAACGGCTCTGCTGAAGGTGTGGAGGAGATTCCACGCAATGTCAACGCAGGACACTTGGTCACCAAAGTCAGAGCCTATGACGCTGATATAGGATATAACGGCTGGTTGCTCTTCTCACTGCAACAAGTCACTGAGCACAGTCTCTTTGCTCTGGACCGATACACAGGACAGATCAGAACACTTCGCTCATTCACAGAGACAGACGAGGCTGAGCATAAACTCATCATACTGGTCAAAGACAATGGCAACGTTTCCCTCTCTGCAACAGCTACTGTCATTGTCAAAGTGGTGGAGCCCAAAGAAGCTTTCGCTGCGTCTGACGTCAAAAGTGCAACAAACGATGATGAGGACAataatgtgactttttatctcatgatcaCTCTGGCCTCAGTGTCTGCACtcttcatcatcagcatcatcgtGCTGATTGCAATGCAGTGCTCCAAATCCACTGACTATACTTCCAAATATCTCCAAGAGACCAATTATGACGGGACACTGTGTCACAGCATCCAGTACAGATCTGGAGACAAACGCTACATGTTGGTGGGACCCAGAATGAGTATAGGATCTACTATAGTCCCGGGCAGCCATGCCAACACACTAGTGCTCCCTGACAGGAGGAGGGGCTCCACTGAGGTAAGCATCTATCAAATcttattgactttttatctcagtgACATACAATGTGCTTGTTTCTATAGGGACAGATGTGAAATTTAA
- the LOC121516106 gene encoding protocadherin gamma-A11-like: MGGPCFAFYVSLLLMLGTQASAQIRYSIPEELKEGTVVGNVAKDLGLDITSLADRRFRVVSESKDAIFEVNQNNGALYVNGHIDREELCQGSGTCLMELKILVENPLEIHYVIVEITDVNDHAPSFPEKEQTFEIAEHTLPGRRFQLDTARDPDAGANSIRTYTLTSNEHFDVDIRQIDEEKIPFLVLKKSLDREQKDKHTLLLTAVDGGKPQRSGKLNITIYVLDVNDNRPMFSQEIYQIEIQENVKIGTSVLRINASDPDEGSNGEVEYSLGKNFRRKNNSVFELDKITGEIRVRGHLDFEESDVFKLDIVASDKGTPPLVGECRVIIKVKDNNDNPPEIEVTSLSNTVSEDSKPGTIVSLLTVKDKDSGVNGKIILQISNEVPFELKPSYKENTYSVVTKGQLDREQVSHYDITIKATDCGDPPLSTFKTLSIQISDVNDNSPHFQQNPLHFYLVENNLAGASIFSVSATDNDINDNAAISYHIVREGTQNDITSFINVNSENGHITALKSFDFETVKTFTFTVVATDSGTPSLSNNVTVNVFILDQNDNAPVILYPLSSNGSAEGVEEIPRNVNAGHLVTKVRAYDADIGYNGWLLFSLQQVTEHSLFALDRYTGQIRTLRSFTETDEAEHKLIILVKDNGNVSLSATATVIVKVVEPKEAFAASDVKSATNDDEDNNVTFYLMITLASVSALFIISIIVLIAMQCSKSTDYTSKYLQETNYDGTLCHSIQYRSGDKRYMLVGPRMSIGSTIVPGSHANTLVLPDRRRGSTEVNVF, from the coding sequence ATGGGCGGCCCCTGCTTTGCTTTCTATGTGTCGTTGCTGCTGATGTTAGGGACACAAGCTTCGGCTCAGATACGGTACTCTATCCCAGAGGAGCTGAAAGAGGGAACTGTTGTTGGAAATGTTGCGAAAGATTTGGGTCTTGATATCACCTCTTTGGCTGATCGACGTTTCCGTGTCGTGTCTGAGAGTAAGGATGCAATATTTGAAGTCAACCAGAATAATGGGGCTTTGTACGTAAACGGGCATATTGACAGAGAGGAGCTGTGTCAGGGGAGTGGGACATGCCTCATGGAGCTAAAAATCCTCGTTGAAAACCCTTTGGAAATCCACTATGTTATCGTGGAAATTACTGACGTTAATGACCATGCTCCGAGTTTCCCCGAAAAAGAGCAGACATTTGAAATCGCTGAGCATACTTTACCGGGGAGACGATTTCAACTGGACACTGCTCGTGATCCTGATGCAGGGGCTAACTCTATTCGAACATATACGTTGACATCGAATGAACATTTTGATGTAGATATCCGGCAAattgatgaggaaaaaataCCATTCTTAGTGCTGAAGAAATCTTTAGACAGAGAACAAAAGGACAAACACACGCTACTGCTAACAGCAGTGGATGGAGGTAAACCTCAAAGATCAGGAAAACTAAATATTACTATCTATGTTCTTGATGTCAATGATAATCGTCCAATGTTCAGTCAGGAGATCTATCAGATTGAAATTCAGGAAAATGTGAAGATCGGTACTTCAGTTTTAAGAATAAATGCATCAGATCCAGATGAAGGCTCTAATGGGGAAGTTGAATACAGCCTTGGAAAAAACTTCAGGCGAAAAAACAACTCTGTTTTTGAGCTGGACAAGATAACAGGGGAGATTAGAGTGAGAGGCCATTTAGATTTTGAGGAAAGTGACGTTTTTAAACTTGACATTGTGGCATCAGACAAAGGAACACCTCCACTGGTAGGTGAGTGTAGAGTTATTATCAAAGTCAAAGACAATAATGACAATCCACCTGAAATCGAAGTCACATCACTATCGAACACGGTGTCTGAAGATTCAAAACCTGGAACAATTGTTTCACTACTTACTGTGAAAGATAAAGACTCTGGGGTCAACGGaaaaattattttgcaaatatCTAACGAGGTTCCATTTGAATTAAAGCCTTCATATAAGGAAAACACTTACTCTGTTGTGACCAAGGGACAACTGGATCGAGAGCAGGTGTCACATTATGACATCACAATAAAAGCCACTGACTGTGGTGACCCTCCattatcaacatttaaaactcTCAGCATTCAGATATCAGATGTCAATGACAACAGTCCACATTTTCAACAAAACCCATTACACTTTTATCTGGTAGAAAATAATCTTGCTGGAGCCTCAATATTCTCTGTCAGCGCCACAGACAATGATATCAATGACAATGCAgccatttcatatcatattgtgaGAGAGGGAACTCAGAATGACATAACATCTTTCATTAATGTCAACTCTGAAAATGGACACATCACTGCGCTGAAAAGTTTCGACTTTGAAACAGTGAAAACGTTCACGTTCACTGTTGTGGCCACAGATTCTGGAACTCCGTCACTGAGCAACAACGTCACAGTCAACGTCTTCATTCTGGATCAGAACGACAACGCTCCAGTCATCCTCTATCCACTCAGCTCCAACGGCTCTGCTGAAGGTGTGGAGGAGATTCCACGCAATGTCAACGCAGGACACTTGGTCACCAAAGTCAGAGCCTATGACGCTGATATAGGATATAACGGCTGGTTGCTCTTCTCACTGCAACAAGTCACTGAGCACAGTCTCTTTGCTCTGGACCGATACACAGGACAGATCAGAACACTTCGCTCATTCACAGAGACAGACGAGGCTGAGCATAAACTCATCATACTGGTCAAAGACAATGGCAACGTTTCCCTCTCTGCAACAGCTACTGTCATTGTCAAAGTGGTGGAGCCCAAAGAGGCGTTCGCTGCGTCTGACGTCAAAAGTGCAACAAACGATGATGAGGACAataatgtgactttttatctcatgatcaCTCTGGCCTCAGTGTCTGCACTCTTCATCATCAGCATTATCGTGCTGATTGCAATGCAGTGCTCCAAATCCACTGACTATACTTCCAAATATCTCCAAGAGACCAATTATGACGGGACACTGTGTCACAGCATCCAGTACAGATCTGGAGACAAACGCTACATGTTGGTGGGACCCAGAATGAGTATAGGATCTACTATAGTCCCGGGCAGCCATGCCAACACACTAGTGCTCCCTGACAGGAGGAGGGGCTCCACTGAGGTAAATGTCTTTTAA
- the LOC121516107 gene encoding protocadherin gamma-C3-like: protein MGKREQRRRVNCWCLTGILLLCFVERIVAQLRYAVSEEVQAGSPVGNVAKDLGLDISALKERRFRIVSGPNHALFQLNQNNGVLYIAEKMDREELCDGIKVCLINLKIVVESPLEIHYVGIEITDVNDHSPTFPENEQRLEIAEHTPPGTRFQIHAARDPDVGAQSVRLYKLSQNEFFDIETRDTEEDKIPFLVLKKSLDREQKAEHGLILTALDGGNPPKSGSLNLTITVLDVNDNRPVFSKDIYTVSLDENSPIGTLVIMLNATDLDEGLNSEIEYSFGKTQKKKVHDTFELDSATGEIRVKGKVDFEDTEIYRLDTQASDKGQLPWTAESRVIIKIKDVNDNKPEIEVTSLSSVVPEDSKPGTVISLISVTDKDSGINGKVICKISNDVPFDLTPSIEENMYSLVTKGLLDREIVSQYDITIYATDCGEPPLSTVKILNVQVSDVNDNRPVFSQNPLELYLVENNTPGAPMLSITATDRDLNENAALTYSIVRGDGLQGDMATFINVNSENGEIMALKSFDFETVKTFTFTVVATDSGTPSLSNNVTVNVFILDQNDNAPVILYPLSSNGSAEGVEEIPRNVNAGHLVTKVRAYDADIGYNGWLLFSLQQVTEHSLFALDRYTGQIRTLRSFTETDEAEHKLIILVKDNGNVSLSATATVIVKVVEPKEAFAASDVKSATNDDEDNNVTFYLMITLASVSALFIISIIVLIAMQCSKSTDYTSKYLQETNYDGTLCHSIQYRSGDKRYMLVGPRMSIGSTIVPGSHANTLVLPDRRRGSTEVRVLPNLLHLVSGSLSKCFSHFCK from the coding sequence ATGGGAAAACGAGAACAAAGGCGGAGAGTGAACTGCTGGTGTCTTACCGGGATTTTGTTGCTGTGCTTTGTGGAGCGGATTGTGGCTCAGCTCAGATACGCTGTTTCAGAGGAAGTACAAGCTGGATCGCCTGTTGGAAATGTTGCCAAGGATTTAGGCCTGGACATTAGTGCTTTAAAAGAAAGGCGGTTTCGTATCGTTTCAGGACCAAATCACGCTCTGTTCCAGTTAAATCAAAACAATGGAGTGCTATATATTGCGGAAAAGATGGACAGAGAGGAGCTCTGTGATGGAATCAAAGTTTGCTTGATAAACCTGAAAATTGTCGTCGAGAGCCCACTGGAAATACACTATGTTGGCATCGAAATAACGGATGTTAATGATCATTCACCGACTTTTCCTGAAAACGAGCAGCGACTGGAAATAGCAGAGCACACTCCTCCAGGTACACGTTTCCAAATCCACGCAGCCAGAGATCCTGATGTCGGTGCGCAGTCAGTCCGGTTGTATAAGCTGAGCCAGAATGAATTTTTTGATATTGAGACCAGGGACACTGAGGAGGATAAAATTCCATTTTTAGTGCTGAAAAAGTCATTAGATAGGGAGCAAAAGGCAGAGCACGGTTTAATCTTAACAGCTCTGGATGGGGGCAATCCACCTAAATCTGGTAGCCTGAATTTAACGATCACTGTGCTGGATGTTAATGACAATCGCCCTGTGTTCAGCAAAGATATATACACTGTTTCATTAGATGAAAATTCCCCTATTGGGACACTTGTAATTATGCTGAACGCCACAGATTTAGACGAAGGGTTAAACAGTGAAATTGAATACAGCTTcggaaaaacacaaaagaaaaaagtgcatGACACATTTGAATTAGACAGCGCTACAGGGGAAATCCGAGTGAAAGGGAAAGTGGACTTCGAAGACACAGAAATTTACAGACTTGACACACAGGCTTCAGATAAGGGGCAGCTTCCTTGGACGGCCGAAAGTAGAGTTATTATAAAGATTAAAGATGTAAATGATAACAAACCTGAAATTGAAGTAACATCCTTGTCAAGTGTAGTCCCTGAGGATTCAAAGCCTGGCACTGTTATCTCTCTCATCAGTGTTACAGACAAAGATTCAGGCATTAATGGGAAAGTTATCTGTAAAATCTCCAATGATGTTCCTTTTGATTTGACGCCATCCATTGAGGAAAATATGTATTCTCTTGTTACAAAGGGGCTTTTAGACCGAGAAATTGTGTCTCAATATGACATCACAATATACGCCACAGACTGTGGTGAGCCTCCACTGTCTACTGTAAAAATCCTGAATGTTCAAGTGTCTGATGTTAATGACAACAGGCCAGTTTTCAGTCAAAATCCGCTAGAACTGTACCTAGTGGAAAATAACACTCCAGGTGCCCCAATGTTGTCTATTACAGCAACTGATCGTGATCTGAATGAAAATGCAGCACTGACATATAGCATAGTGAGAGGCGAtgggctgcagggagacatgGCAACTTTCATCAATGTCAACTCTGAAAACGGAGAAATAATGGCGCTGAAAAGTTTCGACTTTGAAACAGTGAAAACGTTCACGTTCACTGTTGTGGCCACAGATTCTGGAACTCCGTCACTCAGCAACAACGTCACAGTCAACGTCTTCATTCTGGATCAGAACGACAACGCTCCAGTCATCCTCTATCCACTCAGCTCCAACGGCTCTGCTGAAGGTGTGGAGGAGATTCCACGCAATGTCAACGCAGGACACTTGGTCACCAAAGTCAGAGCCTATGACGCTGATATAGGATATAACGGCTGGTTGCTCTTCTCACTGCAACAAGTCACTGAGCACAGTCTCTTTGCTCTGGACCGATACACAGGACAGATCAGAACACTTCGCTCATTCACAGAGACAGACGAGGCTGAGCATAAACTCATCATACTGGTCAAAGACAATGGCAACGTTTCCCTCTCTGCAACAGCTACTGTCATTGTCAAAGTGGTGGAGCCCAAAGAGGCTTTCGCTGCGTCTGACGTCAAAAGTGCAACAAACGATGACGAGGACAataatgtgactttttatctcatgatcaCTCTGGCCTCAGTGTCTGCGCtcttcatcatcagcatcatcgtGCTGATTGCAATGCAGTGCTCCAAATCCACTGACTATACTTCCAAATATCTCCAAGAGACCAATTATGACGGGACACTGTGTCACAGCATCCAGTACAGATCTGGAGACAAACGCTACATGTTGGTGGGACCCAGAATGAGTATAGGATCTACTATAGTCCCGGGCAGCCATGCCAACACACTAGTGCTCCCTGACAGGAGGAGGGGCTCCACTGAGGTAAGAGTTCTACCAAATCTTCTTCACTTGGTTTCAGGTTCTCTATCcaaatgtttttctcatttttgtaaatga
- the LOC121516108 gene encoding protocadherin gamma-A11-like, with protein MGGPCFAFYVSLLLMLGTQASAQIRYSIPEELKEGTVVGNVAKDLGLDITSLTDRRFRVVSGNKDALFEVNQNNGALYVSGHIDREELCQGSGACLMELKILVENPLEIHYVIVEITDVNDHAPSFPEKEQTFEIGEQTLSGRRFQLDTARDPDAGTNSIRTYTLTSNEHFDIDIRQSDEEKIPFLVLKKSLDREQKDRHTLLLTAVDGGKPQRSGKLNISIVVLDSNDNRPMFSQEIYQIEIQENVKIGTSIFQMNATDPDEGSNGEVEYSLGKTLRRKNNTIFELDKLTGEVRVKGLVDFEENDVYKLDIEASDKGTPPLTGECRLIIRIKDVNDNPPEIEVTSLSNTVAEDSKPGTIVSLLSVMDKDSGVNGKIILQISNDVPFELKPSYKENTYSVVTKGILDREQVSHYDITIKATDCGDPPLSTFKTLSIQISDVNDNSPHFQQNPLHFYLVENNLAGASIFSVSATDNDINDNAAISYHIVREGTQNDITSFINVNSENGHITALKSFDFETVKTFTFTVVATDSGTPSLSNNVTVNVFILDQNDNAPVILYPLSSNGSAEGVEEIPRNVNAGHLVTKVRAYDADIGYNGWLLFSLQQVTEHSLFALDRYTGQIRTLRSFTETDEAEHKLIILVKDNGNVSLSATATVIVKVVEPKEAFAASDVKSATNDDEDNNVTFYLMITLASVSALFIISIIVLIAMQCSKSTDYTSKYLQETNYDGTLCHSIQYRSGDKRYMLVGPRMSIGSTIVPGSHANTLVLPDRRRGSTEVRKIISIH; from the coding sequence ATGGGCGGCCCCTGCTTTGCTTTCTATGTGTCGTTGCTGCTGATGTTAGGGACACAAGCTTCGGCTCAGATACGGTACTCTATCCCAGAGGAGCTGAAAGAGGGAACTGTTGTTGGAAATGTTGCGAAGGATCTGGGTCTTGATATCACCTCTTTGACTGATCGACGGTTCCGTGTTGTGTCTGGAAATAAGGATGCACTATTTGAAGTCAACCAGAATAATGGGGCTTTGTACGTCAGCGGGCATATTGATAGAGAGGAGCTGTGTCAGGGCAGTGGGGCATGTCTCATGGAGCTAAAGATCCTCGTTGAAAATCCTTTGGAAATCCACTATGTTATCGTGGAAATTACTGACGTTAATGATCACGCTCCGAGTTTCCCCGAAAAAGAGCAGACATTTGAAATAGGCGAACAAACATTATCAGGGAGGCGATTTCAACTAGATACTGCTCGTGATCCTGATGCTGGAACAAACTCTATTCGTACATACACGTTAACATCAAATGAACATTTTGATATAGACATCCGTCAAAGTGATGAGGAAAAGATACCATTCTTAGTGCTGAAGAAATCTTTAGACAGAGAACAAAAGGACAGACACACTCTGCTGTTAACAGCAGTGGATGGAGGTAAACCTCAAAGATCAGGAAAACTAAATATTAGTATTGTTGTTCTAGACAGTAATGATAATCGTCCGATGTTTAGCCAGGAGATTTATCAAATTGAAATAcaggaaaatgtgaaaattggCACTTCAATATTCCAGATGAATGCCACGGATCCAGATGAAGGCTCTAATGGGGAGGTTGAATACAGCCTTGGTAAAACATTGAGGCGAAAAAACAACACGATATTTGAGCTGGATAAATTAACTGGGGAGGTTAGAGTTAAAGGCTTGGTggattttgaagaaaacgacgtTTACAAACTCGATATTGAAGCATCAGATAAAGGAACACCTCCACTGACCGGTGAGTGTAGACTTATTATAAGAATCAAAGATGTCAATGATAATCCACCTGAAATAGAAGTCACATCACTTTCAAATACAGTGGCTGAAGATTCAAAACCTGGAACAATTGTTTCACTACTTAGTGTAATGGATAAAGACTCTGGTGTCAACGGaaaaattattttgcaaatatCTAATGACGTTCCGTTTGAATTAAAGCCTTCATATAAGGAAAACACTTACTCTGTTGTCACTAAAGGAATTCTGGATCGCGAGCAGGTGTCACATTATGACATCACAATAAAAGCCACTGACTGTGGTGACCCTCCATTATCCACATTTAAAACTCTCAGCATTCAGATATCAGATGTCAATGACAACAGTCCACATTTTCAACAAAACCCATTACACTTTTATCTGGTAGAAAATAACCTTGCTGGAGCCTCAATATTCTCTGTCAGCGCCACAGACAATGATATCAATGACAATGCAgccatttcatatcatattgtgaGAGAAGGGACTCAGAATGACATAACATCTTTCATCAATGTGAACTCTGAAAATGGACACATCACTGCGCTGAAAAGTTTCGACTTTGAAACAGTGAAAACGTTCACGTTCACTGTTGTGGCCACAGATTCTGGAACTCCGTCACTCAGCAACAACGTCACAGTCAACGTCTTCATTCTGGATCAGAACGACAACGCTCCAGTCATCCTCTATCCACTCAGCTCCAACGGCTCTGCTGAAGGTGTGGAGGAGATTCCACGCAATGTCAACGCAGGACACTTGGTCACCAAAGTCAGAGCCTATGACGCTGATATAGGATATAACGGCTGGTTGCTCTTCTCACTGCAACAAGTCACTGAGCACAGTCTCTTTGCTCTGGACCGATACACAGGACAGATCAGAACACTTCGCTCATTCACAGAGACAGACGAGGCTGAGCATAAACTCATCATCCTGGTCAAAGACAATGGCAACGTTTCCCTCTCTGCTACAGCTACTGTCATTGTCAAAGTGGTGGAGCCCAAAGAGGCTTTCGCTGCGTCTGACGTCAAAAGTGCAACAAACGATGACGAGGACAataatgtgactttttatctcatgatcaCTCTGGCCTCAGTGTCTGCGCtcttcatcatcagcatcatcgtGCTGATTGCAATGCAGTGCTCCAAATCCACTGACTATACTTCCAAATATCTCCAAGAGACCAATTATGACGGGACACTGTGTCACAGCATCCAGTACAGATCTGGAGACAAACGCTACATGTTGGTGGGACCCAGAATGAGTATAGGATCTACTATAGTCCCGGGCAGCCATGCCAACACACTAGTGCTCCCTGACAGGAGGAGGGGCTCCACTGAGGTAAGAAAAATTATCAGTATTCATTGA